The following proteins are co-located in the Frigidibacter mobilis genome:
- the radC gene encoding RadC family protein — MCPTRALHEAPSLFDLDGDEGAGTPLPEGRLPSYIRDHRKRLRARFMQGGSAAMPDYELLELVLFRAIPRQDVKPLARRLLDSFGDFNRVITAPAHRLAEVQGVGDAVVQELKIVEAAAQRMARSKVLNCHVLSSWNALLDYCHTAMAHRETEQFRVLYLDRKNVLIADEEQARGTVDHVPVYPREVVKRALELNASALILVHNHPSGDPTPSDQDIIVTGQIQDAAQVMGITLHDHLIIGKSRELSFRAQGLL, encoded by the coding sequence ATGTGCCCGACTCGCGCCCTTCACGAAGCCCCCTCCCTCTTCGATCTCGACGGGGACGAGGGTGCCGGCACGCCCCTGCCCGAAGGCCGCCTGCCCTCCTATATCCGCGACCACCGCAAGCGCCTCCGCGCCCGCTTCATGCAGGGCGGCTCCGCGGCCATGCCGGACTATGAGCTGCTGGAACTGGTCCTGTTCCGCGCCATCCCCCGGCAGGACGTGAAACCCCTCGCCCGCCGCCTGCTGGACAGCTTCGGCGACTTCAACCGCGTCATCACCGCCCCCGCCCACCGGCTGGCAGAGGTGCAGGGCGTCGGCGATGCCGTGGTGCAGGAACTGAAGATCGTCGAGGCTGCGGCGCAGCGCATGGCACGGTCCAAGGTATTGAACTGCCACGTTCTTTCCTCGTGGAATGCGCTGCTGGACTATTGCCACACCGCGATGGCGCACCGGGAAACCGAACAGTTCCGGGTGCTGTATCTCGACCGCAAGAACGTGCTGATCGCCGATGAGGAACAGGCCAGGGGCACCGTCGACCATGTGCCGGTCTACCCGCGCGAGGTGGTGAAGCGTGCGCTTGAACTCAACGCCAGCGCGCTGATCCTGGTGCACAACCACCCCTCGGGCGACCCCACGCCCTCGGATCAGGACATCATCGTCACCGGCCAGATCCAGGACGCGGCGCAGGTGATGGGCATTACCCTGCATGACCATCTCATCATCGGCAAAAGCCGCGAACTCAGCTTCCGCGCCCAGGGCCTGCTGTAG
- the secA gene encoding preprotein translocase subunit SecA, with protein MLGIGSLARKVFGTPNDRKVKSARSLVERINALEPEFQALSDEGIKQKTEEFKARVAGGESLDALLPEAFANCREAARRALGLRAFDVQLVAGVFLHQGNIAEMKTGEGKTLMATLPVYLNALAGKGVHVVTVNDYLAKRDAEWMSKVYSALGMTTGVVYPYQPDAEKRAAYRADITYATNNELGFDYLRDNMKTSVEEMSQRGHFYAIVDEVDSILVDEARTPLIISGPSQDRSDLYKTLNAFIPELTEEHYKLDEKARNATFTEEGNEYLEQRLHAAGVLPEGQTLYDPESTSIVHHVTQALRAHKLFLKDQHYIVRDGEVMLIDEFTGRMMRGRRLSDGLHQAIEAKEDVKIQPENVTLASVTFQNYFRLYDKLAGMTGTAATEAEEFMEIYKLGVVEIPTNRPVQRVDEHDAVYRTAREKYEAIVKAIHEAHAKGQPMLVGTTSIEKSEMLAAMLAKEGVPHNVLNARQHEQEAKIVADAGKFGAVTIATNMAGRGTDIQLGGNVEMKVMEALAADPAAHPDELRNRIEAEHAEEKQKVLEAGGLFVLASERHESRRIDNQLRGRSGRQGDPGRSSFFLSLEDDLMRIFGSERLEKVLSSLGMKEGEAIVHPWVNKSLERAQAKVEGRNFDIRKQLLKFDDVMNDQRKAIFAQRREIMEAEDLSEIVRDMRHQLIDDLVHEHMPPRSYADQWNTEGLAAAARDKLALEMPIAEWAAEEGVDQDEIRARMERETDAFMADKAERFGPESMRNIEKQILLQTIDAKWREHLVTLEHLRSVVGFRGYAQRDPLSEYKTEGFTLFESLLESLRAEVTQKLGQIRPLTQEEQDTLMKQYLAQNPPKKPAAEEPPAEAAAPEALAAPAPAEALPGFDEADPLTWGNPSRNDPCPCGSGQKFKHCHGKLA; from the coding sequence ATGCTGGGCATCGGAAGTCTCGCGCGGAAGGTCTTCGGCACGCCGAATGATCGCAAGGTCAAGTCCGCCCGGTCGCTCGTCGAGCGGATCAATGCGCTGGAGCCCGAGTTCCAAGCGTTGTCCGACGAGGGCATCAAGCAGAAGACCGAGGAATTCAAGGCACGGGTGGCGGGCGGCGAAAGCCTCGATGCGCTGCTGCCCGAAGCCTTTGCCAACTGCCGCGAGGCGGCGCGCCGGGCCCTGGGCCTGCGCGCCTTCGACGTGCAGCTTGTTGCGGGTGTGTTCCTGCACCAGGGCAACATCGCCGAGATGAAGACCGGCGAGGGCAAGACGCTGATGGCGACGCTGCCCGTCTACCTGAACGCGCTGGCGGGCAAGGGCGTGCATGTCGTCACCGTCAACGACTATCTGGCGAAGCGCGACGCGGAATGGATGAGCAAGGTCTATTCCGCGCTCGGGATGACCACGGGCGTTGTCTACCCCTACCAACCCGATGCCGAAAAGCGCGCCGCCTACCGCGCCGACATCACCTATGCCACGAACAACGAGCTGGGCTTTGACTACCTGCGCGACAACATGAAGACCTCGGTCGAGGAAATGAGCCAGCGCGGCCATTTCTACGCCATCGTCGACGAGGTGGACAGCATCCTGGTCGATGAGGCCCGCACGCCGCTGATTATCTCCGGCCCCTCGCAGGACCGGTCCGACCTTTACAAGACGCTGAATGCCTTCATCCCCGAGCTGACCGAAGAACACTACAAGCTGGACGAGAAGGCCCGCAACGCCACCTTTACCGAAGAGGGCAACGAGTATCTTGAGCAGCGCCTGCACGCCGCCGGGGTGCTGCCCGAGGGCCAGACGCTCTATGATCCCGAATCCACCAGCATCGTGCATCACGTCACCCAGGCCCTGCGCGCGCACAAGCTGTTCCTGAAGGACCAGCATTACATCGTGCGTGACGGCGAGGTGATGCTGATCGACGAGTTCACCGGCCGGATGATGCGCGGCCGCCGCCTGTCGGACGGGCTGCACCAGGCGATCGAGGCGAAGGAAGACGTCAAGATCCAGCCGGAAAACGTGACGCTGGCATCCGTGACCTTCCAGAACTACTTCCGCCTTTACGACAAGCTGGCCGGGATGACCGGCACCGCGGCTACCGAGGCCGAGGAGTTCATGGAGATCTACAAGCTGGGCGTGGTCGAGATTCCGACCAATCGCCCCGTGCAGCGGGTCGACGAGCATGACGCGGTCTATCGCACCGCGCGCGAGAAGTATGAGGCCATCGTCAAGGCGATCCACGAGGCCCATGCCAAGGGTCAGCCGATGCTGGTGGGCACCACCTCGATCGAAAAGTCGGAAATGCTGGCTGCGATGCTGGCCAAGGAAGGCGTGCCGCACAATGTGCTGAACGCCCGCCAGCATGAGCAGGAGGCGAAGATCGTTGCCGATGCGGGCAAGTTCGGTGCGGTGACCATCGCCACCAACATGGCTGGCCGCGGCACCGACATCCAGCTGGGCGGCAATGTCGAGATGAAGGTGATGGAGGCGCTGGCCGCCGATCCGGCCGCGCATCCTGATGAATTGCGCAACCGGATCGAGGCCGAGCACGCCGAGGAAAAGCAGAAGGTGCTGGAGGCGGGCGGGTTGTTCGTTCTGGCCTCCGAGCGGCACGAAAGCCGGCGCATCGACAACCAGCTGCGCGGCCGCTCTGGCCGGCAGGGCGACCCGGGGCGGTCTTCGTTCTTCCTCAGCCTCGAGGATGACCTGATGCGGATCTTCGGGTCCGAGCGGCTGGAAAAAGTGTTGTCATCGCTGGGGATGAAGGAAGGCGAGGCGATTGTGCACCCCTGGGTGAACAAGTCGCTGGAGCGCGCGCAAGCCAAGGTCGAAGGCCGCAACTTCGACATCCGCAAGCAGCTGTTGAAGTTCGATGACGTGATGAATGACCAGCGCAAGGCGATCTTTGCGCAGCGGCGCGAGATCATGGAGGCCGAAGACCTGTCGGAGATCGTGCGCGACATGCGCCACCAGCTGATCGACGACCTGGTGCATGAGCACATGCCGCCGCGGTCCTATGCCGATCAGTGGAACACCGAGGGGCTGGCCGCCGCCGCGCGCGACAAGCTGGCGCTGGAGATGCCGATTGCGGAATGGGCGGCCGAGGAGGGCGTCGACCAGGACGAGATCCGCGCCCGGATGGAACGCGAGACCGATGCCTTCATGGCCGACAAGGCCGAGAGGTTCGGGCCTGAATCGATGCGCAACATCGAAAAGCAGATCCTGCTGCAGACCATCGACGCGAAATGGCGCGAGCATCTGGTGACGCTGGAACATCTGCGCTCTGTCGTGGGCTTCCGCGGCTATGCGCAGCGTGACCCGCTGTCGGAATACAAGACCGAGGGCTTTACGCTGTTCGAGTCTCTGCTGGAAAGCCTGCGTGCCGAGGTGACGCAGAAGCTGGGCCAGATCCGTCCACTGACGCAGGAAGAGCAAGATACGCTGATGAAGCAGTATCTTGCACAGAACCCGCCGAAGAAACCGGCCGCTGAAGAGCCGCCGGCCGAGGCTGCGGCGCCCGAGGCGCTGGCCGCTCCGGCACCGGCCGAGGCGCTTCCGGGGTTTGACGAGGCGGATCCCTTGACCTGGGGCAACCCGTCGCGCAACGATCCCTGCCCCTGCGGATCGGGCCAGAAGTTCAAGCATTGTCACGGCAAGCTGGCCTGA
- a CDS encoding peptidylprolyl isomerase: protein MSMGLKIKGAAIACLLLATPLAAQDVTADTVVATVNGQDITLGQMIAMRESLPQEYLALPDDLLFNGVLDQLIQQTALAQIGEKSISRRDELILETQRLGYLAGIVLDDTAIAAVTDDALQAAYEAKYAHAAPSKEFNASHILVGTEEEAAAIKAEIDGGKDFTEIAKTRSTGPSGPNGGELGWFGLGMMVEPFETAVQALEPGQVSGPVQTQFGWHIIKLNETRMAEAPDLDAVRDELAAEVQEKAVMDRVAAVTEQAQVVRKDEGLDPAILKDTAILGE, encoded by the coding sequence ATGTCGATGGGCTTGAAAATCAAAGGTGCGGCGATTGCCTGCCTTCTGCTGGCCACGCCGCTGGCTGCGCAAGACGTGACCGCCGATACCGTCGTGGCCACCGTCAACGGCCAGGACATCACCCTGGGCCAGATGATCGCCATGCGCGAGAGCCTACCGCAGGAATATCTGGCACTGCCCGATGACCTGCTGTTCAACGGCGTGCTGGACCAGCTGATCCAGCAGACCGCGCTGGCCCAGATCGGCGAGAAGTCGATCAGCCGCCGCGACGAGCTGATCCTGGAAACCCAGCGGCTTGGCTATCTGGCGGGCATCGTGCTGGACGATACCGCCATTGCCGCCGTCACCGATGACGCGCTGCAGGCTGCCTATGAGGCGAAATATGCCCATGCCGCCCCCAGTAAGGAGTTCAACGCCTCGCATATCCTGGTCGGCACCGAGGAAGAGGCGGCAGCGATCAAGGCCGAGATCGACGGCGGCAAGGACTTCACCGAGATCGCCAAGACCCGCTCCACCGGCCCCTCCGGCCCCAATGGCGGCGAGCTTGGCTGGTTCGGCTTGGGGATGATGGTAGAACCCTTCGAGACCGCGGTGCAGGCACTGGAGCCCGGCCAGGTCTCCGGCCCGGTGCAGACTCAGTTCGGCTGGCACATCATCAAGCTGAACGAAACCCGGATGGCCGAAGCCCCCGACCTTGATGCGGTGCGCGACGAGTTGGCCGCCGAGGTTCAGGAAAAGGCGGTGATGGACCGTGTCGCAGCCGTGACCGAGCAGGCCCAGGTGGTGCGCAAGGACGAAGGGCTTGACCCGGCGATCCTGAAGGATACAGCAATTCTGGGCGAATAG
- the argJ gene encoding bifunctional glutamate N-acetyltransferase/amino-acid acetyltransferase ArgJ: protein MAKKDKKDGGKKDAPKLRKLKAKVAKLKSRLAGESVAPAVKKPLAVSPLAPRGGFPVLPVIGGVEFAAAAAGVRYAGRTDVMLARLAPGTAIAGAFTRSSTRAACVLDCQAKLASGGSAEAGAAIVVNSGNANAFTGADGQQAVDRVTGAVAEALGLPASRVFSSSTGVIGEPLPWDRIAAKVDELKGALDDEGIEDAARAIMTTDTFPKGACAEIEGDGGPIRIAGISKGSGMIAPDMATMLVYIFTDAKISARNLQKILSRNVDNTFNAITVDSDTSTSDALLLAATGASDAAEISDLRSRVAKEFEAALRGVMLDLAQQVVRDGEGATKFVEVQVTGAETAEDAKRVAFAIANSPLVKTAIAGQDANWGRVVMAVGKSGAKADRDRLAIRFGDILVAEKGWRVPDYSEAMTSAYMKGDELVIGVDLGLGKAAYTAWTCDLTHGYIDINADYRS from the coding sequence ATGGCGAAGAAAGACAAGAAGGACGGCGGCAAGAAAGATGCGCCCAAGCTGCGCAAGCTGAAGGCCAAGGTTGCCAAGCTGAAGTCGCGGCTGGCCGGCGAGAGTGTTGCCCCCGCCGTCAAGAAGCCGCTCGCCGTCTCTCCGCTCGCGCCCAGGGGCGGCTTCCCGGTGCTGCCGGTAATCGGTGGGGTCGAGTTCGCCGCCGCCGCCGCCGGGGTCCGCTATGCAGGCCGCACCGATGTGATGCTGGCTCGCCTTGCTCCGGGCACCGCCATTGCCGGCGCCTTTACCCGCTCATCGACCCGCGCCGCCTGCGTGCTCGACTGTCAGGCCAAGCTGGCCTCGGGCGGTTCGGCCGAGGCCGGCGCAGCGATCGTCGTCAACTCCGGCAACGCCAATGCCTTCACCGGCGCCGACGGCCAGCAGGCGGTGGACCGTGTCACCGGCGCCGTTGCCGAGGCGCTTGGCCTTCCCGCCAGCCGCGTGTTCTCCTCCTCGACCGGGGTGATCGGCGAGCCGCTGCCCTGGGACCGCATTGCCGCCAAGGTGGACGAGTTGAAAGGCGCGCTGGATGACGAGGGCATCGAGGATGCCGCCCGCGCGATCATGACCACAGACACCTTCCCCAAGGGCGCCTGCGCCGAGATCGAAGGCGACGGCGGGCCGATCCGCATCGCCGGCATCTCCAAGGGCTCGGGCATGATCGCGCCGGATATGGCGACGATGCTGGTCTACATCTTCACCGATGCGAAGATCTCGGCCCGCAATCTGCAGAAGATCCTGTCACGCAACGTGGACAACACCTTCAACGCCATCACCGTGGACAGCGATACCTCCACCTCGGACGCGCTGCTTCTGGCGGCCACCGGGGCCTCGGACGCGGCCGAAATCTCCGACCTGCGCTCGCGCGTGGCCAAGGAGTTCGAGGCGGCGCTGCGCGGGGTGATGCTGGATCTGGCGCAGCAAGTGGTGCGCGATGGCGAGGGGGCGACCAAGTTCGTCGAGGTGCAGGTGACCGGCGCCGAGACTGCGGAAGACGCCAAGCGCGTCGCCTTCGCCATCGCCAACTCGCCGCTGGTCAAGACCGCCATCGCCGGGCAGGACGCGAACTGGGGCCGCGTGGTGATGGCCGTGGGCAAGTCGGGCGCCAAGGCCGACCGTGACCGCCTGGCGATCCGGTTTGGCGATATCCTGGTGGCCGAAAAGGGCTGGCGGGTGCCGGACTACTCCGAGGCCATGACCTCTGCCTACATGAAGGGCGACGAACTGGTGATCGGCGTCGATCTGGGCCTCGGCAAGGCCGCCTATACCGCCTGGACCTGCGACCTGACCCACGGCTATATCGACATCAATGCCGACTATCGGTCGTGA
- a CDS encoding IS3 family transposase (programmed frameshift) — MPQKKHKPEEIVSKLRQVDVLVSQGRSVAEAVRSIGVTQFTYYRWRKEFGGLKTDQVKRLKELEKENERLRKAVSDLTLEKLILREAAFGKLLSPARRRACIDHVRLKLGVSERFACRVLGQHRSTQRKVPRGRADEDALTADIIALASEYGRYGYRRITALLREAGWAVNVKRVERIWRREGLKVPQKQPKRGRQWLNDGSCIRLRPERPNHVWSYDFVESRTHDGRKFRMLNLIDEFTRECLAIRIDRRLRSTDVIDVLSDLFILRGVPDHVRSDNGPEFVAKAVREWIAAVGARTAFIEPGSPWENGYCESFNAKLRDELLNGEIFYSLAEAKIVIESWRRHYNTRRPHSSLGYRPPAPEAVQWPASPPGTASPATPVVAPRPIMH; from the exons ATGCCCCAGAAGAAGCACAAGCCGGAAGAGATTGTTTCGAAGCTCCGGCAGGTCGATGTGTTGGTATCGCAAGGCCGCTCGGTGGCGGAGGCGGTTCGCTCGATCGGCGTGACGCAGTTCACCTACTATCGGTGGCGGAAGGAGTTCGGCGGCCTGAAGACCGACCAGGTAAAACGCCTGAAGGAACTGGAGAAGGAGAACGAGCGGCTGCGGAAGGCCGTCTCCGATCTGACGCTCGAGAAGCTGATCCTTCGGGAGGCCGCCT TCGGGAAACTTCTGAGCCCCGCCCGCCGCCGCGCTTGCATCGACCACGTCAGGCTGAAGCTCGGCGTGTCCGAGCGGTTCGCCTGCCGCGTGTTGGGGCAGCACCGCTCGACCCAGCGCAAGGTGCCGCGAGGCCGGGCCGATGAAGACGCACTGACCGCGGACATCATCGCGCTCGCTTCAGAGTACGGCCGCTACGGCTACCGGCGGATCACCGCCCTGCTGCGGGAGGCCGGATGGGCGGTGAACGTCAAACGGGTCGAGCGGATTTGGCGGCGGGAGGGGCTGAAAGTCCCGCAGAAACAGCCGAAGAGGGGACGGCAATGGTTGAACGACGGGTCTTGCATCCGCCTGCGGCCTGAGCGTCCAAACCACGTCTGGTCCTACGACTTCGTCGAAAGCCGGACCCATGATGGGAGAAAGTTCCGCATGCTTAACCTGATTGACGAGTTCACTCGGGAGTGCCTGGCGATCCGCATCGATCGCAGATTGCGGTCAACGGATGTCATCGACGTCCTGTCCGACCTGTTCATCCTGCGCGGCGTGCCTGACCATGTGAGGTCTGACAACGGTCCCGAGTTCGTGGCGAAGGCGGTCCGGGAGTGGATCGCCGCTGTCGGCGCCAGGACCGCCTTCATTGAACCGGGCAGCCCGTGGGAGAACGGCTATTGCGAGAGCTTCAACGCCAAACTCCGTGACGAGCTTTTGAACGGCGAAATCTTCTACAGCCTCGCCGAGGCGAAGATCGTCATCGAGAGCTGGCGACGGCACTACAACACCAGGCGCCCGCACTCATCACTGGGCTATCGACCCCCGGCGCCAGAGGCAGTGCAGTGGCCGGCTTCGCCACCCGGAACCGCTTCGCCGGCCACGCCCGTCGTAGCGCCAAGACCTATTATGCACTAA